The genomic stretch TTGATGGACAGGCCTGCCGGTATGGTGATATTGGCCGTGAAACTCTGCGCACCGCTGGCTACTGCCTGGGTGAGCACCAGTTCGTTGGCATCTGTAAAGTCGCCATCATTATTGTAATCGATAAATACTTTTACTGTCCTGGCTGCAGAGGAGCCGTCGCAGTTGTTGAGACGAATAAAGATCGGCTGGGTGGAGTTGGGTTCTATCAGGCCGGTGAGGCTGGTATAATCGGTGTATTGGGTACAGCCGTCAGGATTTTTCTGGGTCAGCGTACCGAAGGACACGCTGTCTATGCGGGTGCCGGCTTCCTGTGTGGCGCCGGAGGCACAGTAGCTGATACCGCCAATGCCGCTCAGGATCAGTGAAAAGGCCTGGCTGCCACGCGCCAGCGTGTTCTTATGGCTGACGGTGATGGTGTAGCTGACGCCGGGAACAGCATCCGGTATCTCGATCTTTTCCACGTTATCCAGTTCATTGTCGCCATGGATGGCGGCGGCGGAAGGCATTTCGGGTCTCAGTATCCAGGGCATGAAGGTGTTGGTGCCATCTGAAATACGGATATCGAGGTCATTGATCAGTCGTTTGGTATTGTCATCCAGCGGTTGCCCGGTTATAGCTACGGCTTTGGGATCGGTCCAGCAGATAGTGGCCACCAGGGGGCCGTTGCCGGAGGCGGTTACGTTCAGGGTATAGCTGTCGCCATTATCCAGCACACGCTCTTCAATGCGTTGGGTGCGGCTGGCGGCATTGTCTGCCGTGATCACCGCCGCTGCTTTCTGCATATTGATCAGTCCCCAGCCGTGCTGGTAGTCTGGTCCATCGGCGGGACCGGCCTCATCGGCGGTATGGATGATAATGCCTTTGAGGGTAGCGGAGCGCATAAAGCTGCCGCTATGCAGCCTGGCGTAATATTCCTGCAGCAGGACCAGTGAGCCGGAAGCGCTGGGCGTGGCCATGGAGGTACCGCTGTAGGTGGCGTAGGCGCTGTTGCCGCTGGCCACGGAAGAAAGCACATCCACTCCATTAGCCACTACATCAGGTTTAATGCGGCCATCATCTGTAGGGCCCCAGCTGCTGAAATCCGCCAGCACCACATCGGATGCCTTGGTATAACCGGCGGCCAGTGGGTTCACGGCGCCTACGGTCAGGATATTCTTGGCAGTGCCATAGGTGGCAATGATATCATAGCTGTCATTATCGCTGATATTGGAAGGCCTGCTGGTCACTCTTGTCATCACGTTGCTGCTGTTATAGCGCCAGAAGGGTTCGCCTACGGCAGGACCGTTCTGGTTGCGGTTATTACCGGCCGATTTCACGATCAGGTATTGTGGCGCATTATAGGCAATGGAGTCCCATACTTCTGCTTCCGATGAGTAGTAACCGAATTTAAAATCTTCTGTTGAATTGGGTGGTCCGTAAAATTCCCAGCGGCTGCTGGCGTCATTATAGTACCAGCCGGCAATAGTGCCGTAAGAGTGGTTGGAGATCAGCAGGGTGCTGGCATTGTCCATCATTTCGGACAGGTGATTGGTAAAATCATAGACCAGCAGTTTGGGCAGCTGGTAGGCCATGCCTTTGGCCAGCGCGTTGACGCCGGTAGCCATAATGGTGCCGGCAACATGGGTAGAGTGATCACTCTGGGTGCCTGTATTTTTATTGTCTATCCTGCCGGTAAGCTCCACATGGGTTTCCCGTACGGTACCGCCATCCCAGAGGCCAACGCGGTTAGTAAGGGTGCTGGTAGAGCCGGAGAGGTTGAGGCCTGTGGCGCCGCCGGGCCAGAGTTGGTTGGTGCCGATGGTGGCTGCTGCGCGGATATTGTTATCAGTGGAGAGGTACACGGGATTGCCGAGGCCATCCACATCTACCAGTGCTGCCACCCCGCCGTTCCTGGTGGCAATGACCAGTGGCCAGTCCTTTTCCCTGGCCAGCCGCTGCACGCGTTCCTGCAGTACCCGTTCTTTGGCAGCCTGCGTACTGCTTGCCTGCCGCATTACCGCTGCTTCAGTTCTTGTTTGTGCTGCTGCACCAGTTCCGCACAACAATAAAAAAGATAAAAGGGTAAATTTATTTCGAGGCATGTAAAGTTTTTATTATTTACTTAAAAAACGATAATTTGGTTGGTTGAGTTGGGAAAACTACTCCTAAATTTAACACATATGATGGCTATGAGTATAAAAAATATTGGGGTTGTACTGGCTGGCGTAGCAGTGCTGACGCTGTGTAGCTCCTTTGTATGCATCTTCGGAAAGAAAGCGGGCATCAAGGGCTATGTTTACCTGGTGAAAGGCAACCAGATGCCTTCCCCTGATCTGCCGCCCGCCCCCAAAAAAGGCATAGCCACTACCGTGTATGTATATGAGCTTACGCATATCGACCAGGTGACCCGTTCTGCCGACCAGTCCACACTTTATACCGCTGTAAACACGAAACTGGTGAAAGCAATACAGACAGATGCAAAGGGATATTTCAAAGCTAAGCTGCCGCCTGGTGAATACTCGCTCTTCATCAAAAAAGATAATCTCTATTATGCCAACCTGTCCGATGGAAATAATAATATTGCACCTGTAAAGGTGGAAAAAGGTAAGTTCACCGAATTGGAACTGAAAGCAGATTACGATGCTGTTTACTGATCCCTCTCCACGGCCGCGTACCCCGGCAGCATAATTGCATAGCCTTATCCTGCAAACCCTTCCTGATTGCATAACAAAAAGCGGAATTGATTATAATGCGGCAAAAGCAAGCAGCTGTTCTTCGTACAAGCTATCGGTCTATTGGTGTACTCATGATCCTGCTGGGATTGGGAAGGCAGGCTGCTGCCCAGACAGATTCAGCAAAAGAGATCAATCCGGATTATTACGAAACCTACCCGGAACTGATTACCGGACGAACCTATTTTTCCCAGAAATATACTTCCCTGATACTGGAGGCCCGCGAATCTGTGGACGACCTGAAGTACCGGCCCAATACCACCCTCAATTTCGGGGTGGGCGCTACCTATGGCTGGTTCACGCTTAACCTGGCCTATGGCTTTGATTTCCTCAATGGGGGTGATGAGGCCAAAGGGGAAACCCGCTACCTGGACCTGCAATCACATGTTTATACCCGGAAAATGTGCATTGACCTCTTTGGCCAGTTCTACAGGGGATTTTACCTGCATCCCAAAGGCACCGCTGCGGAACTGGATAAATACTATGTGCGGAAAGATGTAAAAGTGCGGCACCTGGGCGCCGCCGCCTATTATATTTTTGACTGGCATAAGCTCTCTATGCGCGCCGCCATGCTGCAGAACGAATGGCAGAAGAAATCTGCGGGCAGCCTGCTGGTGGGCGGTGAATTCTATTTTGGCGTCACCACGGGTGACAGCGCCCTGGTGCCCGGTTTGCTGGCGCAGGATTACCGGCAGGCGGGCGTTGACAAGTTCCGCTATTTTGATATCGGGCCCGGCATCGGTTATGCCTATACGTTTGTATACCGGGAACACCTGTTTGCCATGGGTGGCATAACTGCCAGCTTTCCCCTCAATTTTCAGAAAGAATGGATCGGCGATCATTCCGAAAGGAAGTTCTCCATCAGCCCGGACCTGATGTACCGCATTGGCATCGGCTATGGCGATGAGCGGGCCAATATCAGCGCTACCTGGGTCAATAATACCTTCCAGACCCGGGGTCATTCCGGCAAATACCAGATCCGCACGGGTAATGTCCGCCTGAATGCAGCTTTCCGGTTCATGCCTGGACCGCGCCTGAAAAAGCTGATCAGGCCTTTCCACTCCGGTATGTAAGTTTCCGTTCCTGTATAAGTTCCCGAAGTTAGACTGGCTGACCGACAGCTGGCCCTGGTTGCCTGGTCTGGTATGCAGCCAGGCAGGTCTATGGACAGCAAACGCAGGCATATCCACGCTGTTGAACACAGCAGGTTTTCAGTGAAAGTGCTAAACTGATGCATAGTCCTGTGTTGCCGGACCTGTTGAACGTAACTGGTTTACAGTAAAAGTACTTCACCGGTGCATAATCTTTTGCTGTCCTGACCTGTTGACCGCAGCTGGCCTGTGCCGACAACTCACCGATGCACTCGGAGGGACCCTTTTGGTTCGTCCCAAAATGTTTTAAAAACATCCGGGCAAAACAATGCCTGTTTCAGTGCATGCAGCCTGAAACCAATTGGTTTGAATTTTTGCGGATGGATTATTGAACGGGCTGGCCGTTCCCGATAGCGCCGCGGAGAGATTGGAAGATATCGTCTATGCTGCCAACGCCCTGGATCCTCCTTACCTTACCAGTCACTTCATAGTGGCCGGCCACAGGAGCCGTTTTGTTCTCGTATTCCACAATACGGGCGCGGATCACGCTTTCGTTGGTATCATCGCTGCGGCCGGAGGTTTTCCCCCTGTTGAGGAGCCGCTGTACCAGTTCTTCCTGACCTACTTCCAGTGCCAGCACCAGGTTGATGGCGGCATTGCTTTCCGACAGCAGTTCATCCAGGGCTACTGCCTGGGCTACTGTACGGGGGAAGCCATCAAACAGGAAACCTTTGGCCTGGGGATTGGCCTGGATAGCAGAGCGGATCATACCGATCACTACCGCGTCCGGAACCAGCTGGCCTTTGTCCATCAGGCTTTTAGCTTCCAGTCCCAGTGTGGTCTGATTGGCGATCTCTTCCCGCAGGAGGTTCCCGGTGGAAAGGTGGATCAATCCGTATTGCTCAATCAGTTTCTCCGACTGAGTACCTTTGCCGCTTCCGGGCGGTCCGAATAGAATCAAGTTGAACATGCTACTTACAAATCTTGTGAGTGGACAAATATAAAGGATGATCCTTAAAAATCGTCTGACATTTTGCGGTTGACCATTAAAAACCTATTAGATAATGCGGGTTTGATTGCGATTTCTCTATTTTCAGCGCCTGATTGTCCGGCCTTTAAAGCCGCTGGCCCGGTTAGCTGGCCGCCTAAAGAACTGTTAAGTCTGGGGGCTTTACCGGCCGGGCCCGCATCCTTCCGAACCCTGCTTCCGTAAATTTGTTATAAATGAGCATGATGAAAAGATCAACATACGGCTGGTGGCGCCAGCTCCCTGTGCTGTTGCTGGTAATGGTTTTGCAGCAATGCACCTATTCCCAGTCGGTCCCTCCAAAAAAATCAACTATGGATACTACTAATAAAAAAGACAACAACCCGGTGTATTCCCGCACGGATACGGCCAAAGTGACCCTTACGGATGAGCAGTGGAAAGAGCTGCTGAGCCCTGAAATGTATTATATAGCCCGTCAGAAAGGCACGGAGCGGCCCTGGACCAGCAAATTTGAGACTTCCAAGGAAGTGGGTACCTATTACTGTGCTGCCTGCGGTAACCCCCTCTTTAAAAGTGATACCAAGTTTGAGAGCGGCTGCGGCTGGCCCAGTTTTTACCAGGCGGTCAGCAAATCCAGCATTATCTACGAGCCGGACCATTCCCATGGTATGACCCGTACCGAAGTGATGTGTGGCCGCTGTAAAGCCCATCTCGGCCATGTTTTTGACGACGGTCCCCCTCCTACGGGCCTGCGTTACTGCATCAACGGGGTAGTGCTGGACTTTGAAAAAGCCAAAGAGGCGGAAAAGAACTTTAAGTCGAAATCTGAGTAATTACCCGTTAAAATCTTGATAAGCCGGGCTTGTTCTGTCTACAGGGTTTTCACTTGTAGGCTGACAGGCTTACCTTTGCGCCATGGCAAAAAAGAACCTGGTATTGTCTTCTGTTACCGTACAGGATTATGCGGCGGAAGGCAAGGCCCTGACCAAACAGGATGGCAAAGTGATCTTCATTGAAGGGGCTGTACCCGGCGATGTGGTGGATGTTCGCCTGTCCAAGAACAAAAAAGAGTGGGCCGAAGGCAAGGCCATTCATTTTCATAGCTTCTCGCCCCAGCGGGTAGACCCCTTCTGCGGGCATTTTGGCGTTTGTGGCGGCTGTAAATGGCAGATGCTGCCGTACGAGCAGCAGCTGCGCTACAAGCAGCAGGAAGTGGAGCAGAACCTGAAGCGGATCGGTAAAGTGCCGCTGCCGGCACTGGAACCTATCCTCGGCTGCGAATCTTCCACCCGCTACCGGAACAAACTGGAATTTACTTTCAGCAACAAACGTTACCTGCTGCCTGAAGAAGTGAGCAGCGGGGCCGATGTTCCCCAGGAAAATGCGCTGGGCTTCCATGTACCCCGCCTGTTTGACAAGATCATTGATATCCAGACCTGCCACCTGATGGCCGAGCCGACCAATGCCATCAAGAATACCATCCGTGACTTTGCAAAAGCACAGGGCTATACTTTTTATGATATCCGGCAGCATGAGGGCTGGCTGCGCACCCTGATCATCCGCGTTTGCAGCACCGGTGAGACCATGGTCAATGTCTGCTTCGGCTACGAGGATAAAAGTGAAAGGGTAAAGCTGTTTGACCATCTCCTGCAGCAGGTGCCGGGCATCACCACCCTCCTGTATACCATCAACCCCAAAAAGAACGATACCATCTACGACCTGGAGCCTGTTGCCTACCACGGCAACGGGTATATTACCGAGAAACTGGAAGACCTCCGGTTCAAGATCGGTCCAAAATCCTTTTTCCAGACCAATTCCCGACAGGGCGAGCGGTTATACCAGGTAACCCGCGAATTTGCGGAGCTGACCGGTAAGGAAACTGTGTACGACCTGTATTGCGGAACAGGCAGCATTGGGCTTTTTGTGGCGCAGCAGGCCCAAAAGATCATTGGTGTGGAAGTGATCAAAGAAGCCATCGACGATGCCAAAGAAAATGCCCTGCTCAACGGCATTCAGCATGCTGAATTTTTTGCAGGGGATGTGATTGATGTTTGCGACGATGTTTTTTTCCAGACCCATGGCCGGCCGGATGTGATCATCACCGATCCTCCCAGGGCCGGGATGCACGAAAAGCTGGTGCAGAAGCTCCTGGACATGGAAGCGCCGCTGGTAGTATATGTAAGCTGTAATCCTGCCACGCAGGCCAGGGACCTGGCCCGGCTGGGTGAAAAGTATGACGTAACCAGGATCAGGCCGGTTGACATGTTCCCACATACCCACCATATAGAAAATGTAGTGCAGCTCCGGCTGCGGAAAAATCAATAATTTTAGCGCCTATGTACCAAATGAGGCCCGGCGGCTTCAGCAATATGCCGCCCGTTATAAAGAATTTACTGGTTATCAATGTAGGAGTTTTCTTATTGCAGATGGCTTTTGACAGCAAGGGCTCACCGGCCCTGGAAAACCTGTTTGCCCTACACACTGTCCAGTCCGTTTACTTCAAACCCCACCAGCTGGTCACCCACCTGTTCATGCATGGCGGGTTTGGTCACCTATTGTTCAATATGCTGGCCCTTTGGATGTTTGGCGCTACCCTGGAAAACCGCTGGGGCTCCAAGCGTTTCCTGATCTTTTATATGGCTTCGGGGCTGGGTGCGGCTTTGCTGCACCTGGGCGTACTGTATATGGAAATGGAGCCGGTCATGGAAGCCTTCCGCGGGCTGAGCCTGACGGAACAGCAGGAGCTGCTGTATGATCCCCGGTTCCGTGTCAATGTTGCCACGATAGGTGCTTCCGGCGCTGTGTTCGGCTGCCTGGCGGCTTTTGCCTATCTGTTTCCCAATACAGAGATCTATATTTATTTCC from Candidatus Pseudobacter hemicellulosilyticus encodes the following:
- a CDS encoding S8 family serine peptidase, yielding MPRNKFTLLSFLLLCGTGAAAQTRTEAAVMRQASSTQAAKERVLQERVQRLAREKDWPLVIATRNGGVAALVDVDGLGNPVYLSTDNNIRAAATIGTNQLWPGGATGLNLSGSTSTLTNRVGLWDGGTVRETHVELTGRIDNKNTGTQSDHSTHVAGTIMATGVNALAKGMAYQLPKLLVYDFTNHLSEMMDNASTLLISNHSYGTIAGWYYNDASSRWEFYGPPNSTEDFKFGYYSSEAEVWDSIAYNAPQYLIVKSAGNNRNQNGPAVGEPFWRYNSSNVMTRVTSRPSNISDNDSYDIIATYGTAKNILTVGAVNPLAAGYTKASDVVLADFSSWGPTDDGRIKPDVVANGVDVLSSVASGNSAYATYSGTSMATPSASGSLVLLQEYYARLHSGSFMRSATLKGIIIHTADEAGPADGPDYQHGWGLINMQKAAAVITADNAASRTQRIEERVLDNGDSYTLNVTASGNGPLVATICWTDPKAVAITGQPLDDNTKRLINDLDIRISDGTNTFMPWILRPEMPSAAAIHGDNELDNVEKIEIPDAVPGVSYTITVSHKNTLARGSQAFSLILSGIGGISYCASGATQEAGTRIDSVSFGTLTQKNPDGCTQYTDYTSLTGLIEPNSTQPIFIRLNNCDGSSAARTVKVFIDYNNDGDFTDANELVLTQAVASGAQSFTANITIPAGLSINNYTRMRIVAVETSNAAAVTPCGTYTRGETQDYRLRITSPANDVGVTSISNPLSGSCATAEQYVTVRVRNFGSTTQSNIPLNLTVTNGSNTVLNINSTYPGTLAGQSEVDYTFQTAFATVAGTTYTITSSSSLPSDQQATNNQASSSLVVASASAAPAGQAELCSNTVFFSATNFAEGDVPYWYETASSTTPIAAGTVNSSTVITSNGKYYLAKNLNNSSVGPKTRSSLGSGQFRNLNGHFLTFTNGVPVVIESARLYIQGTTPGKLTITVARNLNFPSGATSYSYTPVSSTEIDAYATSATEGAVFLLNLTVPTVGDHILIISRSDGSNATLFRNEGLTTSPYPMGINGVFRITGNVQSYIDNTAAQYYQVFYDLKIRTANCPSGAARTEVTAGTATAPVITQNGNILSSNRATGNQWYRDNNPIASATGQTYTANVAGVYKVIATDDFGCALTSNEIAYGVTSTPNVDPQEIGLKVYPNPNNGQFFTDFTVNTRADLSITILSAVGQKVFENVYAGFTGRFNKTIQAGPLPQGVYLLRIQHDNKSYLKKLFIK
- a CDS encoding DUF4421 domain-containing protein translates to MRQKQAAVLRTSYRSIGVLMILLGLGRQAAAQTDSAKEINPDYYETYPELITGRTYFSQKYTSLILEARESVDDLKYRPNTTLNFGVGATYGWFTLNLAYGFDFLNGGDEAKGETRYLDLQSHVYTRKMCIDLFGQFYRGFYLHPKGTAAELDKYYVRKDVKVRHLGAAAYYIFDWHKLSMRAAMLQNEWQKKSAGSLLVGGEFYFGVTTGDSALVPGLLAQDYRQAGVDKFRYFDIGPGIGYAYTFVYREHLFAMGGITASFPLNFQKEWIGDHSERKFSISPDLMYRIGIGYGDERANISATWVNNTFQTRGHSGKYQIRTGNVRLNAAFRFMPGPRLKKLIRPFHSGM
- a CDS encoding adenylate kinase, with the translated sequence MFNLILFGPPGSGKGTQSEKLIEQYGLIHLSTGNLLREEIANQTTLGLEAKSLMDKGQLVPDAVVIGMIRSAIQANPQAKGFLFDGFPRTVAQAVALDELLSESNAAINLVLALEVGQEELVQRLLNRGKTSGRSDDTNESVIRARIVEYENKTAPVAGHYEVTGKVRRIQGVGSIDDIFQSLRGAIGNGQPVQ
- the msrB gene encoding peptide-methionine (R)-S-oxide reductase MsrB; the protein is MKRSTYGWWRQLPVLLLVMVLQQCTYSQSVPPKKSTMDTTNKKDNNPVYSRTDTAKVTLTDEQWKELLSPEMYYIARQKGTERPWTSKFETSKEVGTYYCAACGNPLFKSDTKFESGCGWPSFYQAVSKSSIIYEPDHSHGMTRTEVMCGRCKAHLGHVFDDGPPPTGLRYCINGVVLDFEKAKEAEKNFKSKSE
- the rlmD gene encoding 23S rRNA (uracil(1939)-C(5))-methyltransferase RlmD; the encoded protein is MAKKNLVLSSVTVQDYAAEGKALTKQDGKVIFIEGAVPGDVVDVRLSKNKKEWAEGKAIHFHSFSPQRVDPFCGHFGVCGGCKWQMLPYEQQLRYKQQEVEQNLKRIGKVPLPALEPILGCESSTRYRNKLEFTFSNKRYLLPEEVSSGADVPQENALGFHVPRLFDKIIDIQTCHLMAEPTNAIKNTIRDFAKAQGYTFYDIRQHEGWLRTLIIRVCSTGETMVNVCFGYEDKSERVKLFDHLLQQVPGITTLLYTINPKKNDTIYDLEPVAYHGNGYITEKLEDLRFKIGPKSFFQTNSRQGERLYQVTREFAELTGKETVYDLYCGTGSIGLFVAQQAQKIIGVEVIKEAIDDAKENALLNGIQHAEFFAGDVIDVCDDVFFQTHGRPDVIITDPPRAGMHEKLVQKLLDMEAPLVVYVSCNPATQARDLARLGEKYDVTRIRPVDMFPHTHHIENVVQLRLRKNQ
- a CDS encoding rhomboid family intramembrane serine protease; amino-acid sequence: MYQMRPGGFSNMPPVIKNLLVINVGVFLLQMAFDSKGSPALENLFALHTVQSVYFKPHQLVTHLFMHGGFGHLLFNMLALWMFGATLENRWGSKRFLIFYMASGLGAALLHLGVLYMEMEPVMEAFRGLSLTEQQELLYDPRFRVNVATIGASGAVFGCLAAFAYLFPNTEIYIYFLFPVKAKWFVLFYAAMELYLGVQNSAGDSVAHWAHLGGALVGFLLVLYWNRTDRRNFY